The uncultured Carboxylicivirga sp. genomic interval AACATCAGTTTGCCGGATATCAATTGGGTGATTTTAATAGAGAATCATTTAATAACGATTTAAAGAAAATGGTGGAAGCTGCTACTTCTCTAATGGGAGATATTCCTTATCGCGATTATCACTTTATTGCTATTGGTGCAGGTTTTGGTGGAATTGAGCATTTGAATAATACAACCATTAGTTTCGATGGTAATAAAATACAAACAGATAGTGATGTAAAAGGCATGATGAGTTTTATTGCTCACGAGTATTTTCATCATTATAACGTAAAGCGAATTCGTCCCTATGAGCTGGGGCCATTTAACTACGATGGAGTTAATCGTACTTCACAACTATGGATTAGCGAAGGTTTAACGGTTTATTACGAGTATGTGATTACCCGTATGGCAGGAATTACCACCGGTGACGATATGATTGCTTCGTTTGAAGAGCACATTAATCATGTCGAAAACAATAGGGGTAGGTTGAAGCAAACATTGGTGCAGTCGAGTTACAATACATGGGAAGATGGTCCATTTGGAGTTGAAGGTAAAACTATTTCGTACTATCAGAAAGGACCGTTGGTAGGCTTGCTGCTCGACTTGAGTATTCGTGAGGCTACACAAAACCAACAATCGCTCGATGATGTAATGCGATATCTATATCAGCATTATTACCAGCAGGAGCAACGTGGCTTTACCGATGCTGAGTTTCAAAATGCCTGCGAAACTATTGCTGGTACCTTACTTACTGATGTGTTTGAATACGTGCATACCACTCGGGAATTGGATTACAATCATTATTTACATTATGCAGGTTTAGATTTAGTTAAAACAATGGATCGCAATACCGGTCAAATTCAGTGCCGCATTGAAAAACTCACCGACATCAATGCCTTACAACAAGATATTTTAAAAGCTTGGTTAAGGGAGTAAGTAGAAGTAAGAATAAAGGTGAGTTTTGTAGTCAAAGACTACCAGATCGGTCAAGCGAAGTCATAGACTTCGCTTAGCCTAAGCGTGAAGAATAAATCGTTAGAAAATTAGAGGAAGGGGCGTACCTTTATGTTTTGAAAAAACATTGTACTTCAGCATAACTTTTGAACCCAATGCAATGCAGCAGGACATTCTAAAAGCACAGTTTAGTGAGTAATCTTCCCCTTGCAGGAAGTAGCTCTGGAAACGTAAGGCTCCACATCAAAATATACTTTTCATCTAGCATTTTGGTGTGAAAATTATCTTTTCGCCAACCTCACAAGGGGAAGATAAACATAAAGGATTAAGCAGAATATTAGCACTGTCCTGACTCTAGCCTTTCTAATAAATGATGTATTACTCTGTAATAACCATACAATGTTACTGCATCTTTTTACCATTATATAATACACCAATTCATCTTCATATATGCTCAGTGAATTATTATTTGAGTCATTAACAATTATATAATCTTTTCAAGGACATTACACCATTTTAGAAGAATGTTGCTCTGGCCTGCTCTTTAATCTCTTTACTGGCCGTAAAAGGAATTCTTGTAGTATATCCGGCTCTTGCCGCAACTATATTTTTGGTAGGCCATTTAAAGATATCGGCATTCCATTTAAGAACTGTATCGTTATATACTTCCCTTGCAGCAGTAATTTCCCTTTGCAGGTAATTGTTTTGTTGCATCGCATCGGCCAACGAGCGGTGAGCCTTTAAATCAGGGTACGATTCAAATGCCAGGTTAATCTGACTCATAACATTGTCGATGTTAGAAGCAACATCATTACGGTTGCTTTCTGCCGGGTTACTGCCACTCCTGAGTGCTGCAACTGACTTCATAACATCTTTGTCAAGCTCAATAGACTTTTCAACAATACCAACCGCATTTTTCAAGATTTGTACCCTTTGTTCTAAAAAGTTGTCAATCTGAGAAGCATTATGCTGTACTTTTTGCTGTAAGGCGTTAAAATAGTTTTTCGCACTCATTTTCATAAACAAAAAGATTAAGCCGGGAAGAATACCCAACAGCCACAGAATTATCTCAAAAAAAACTGAGCCTGTACCAATTTCTGCCGGAATTTGCTTTTCAATGACATTGATATTTCTACCTTGGTCATTTACCAATTCGGTGCTCATTTCATCTAATTGATTCGCCATAATTAAACTCTCCTTTTTAATTTATTTTGTTTTTTATTTATTTCTGCAGTCTGGCTTTAAAATAGCTAAACATGTTATAGTTGGAAGCTTGCACATCATCGCTATCAACATTTGCTACTGACTTAACTTCCATCTTTGTTTCCCTGCTTACTTTAATGTATTCATCCCAGTCAACAGGAACGGCATGTGTATTACCGTCTCGCCCATGCATATTTACGTAATCCGTCCTTTTAACAGTTCGGTATCCCCATGTATTGACTAAAACAGTGTCTGTATTATTATCACTATTTAAAAGAGAAGTCTTAAACATAGGAACGGTCTTCATCTCGGGAGGTGCAATATCTTTTAAAGGAAGACAACTGGCAGCCTCTTCATGCTGATAGAAACTAACATTACTCTCGTATAAATCTTTATAGATGTGCTCATGTGTTTGAAGTTGGGTATAAATAGGAATGGCTAACAAGGGAGCAAAGGTGAAATAGATATGCTTAAAGTAACTGTTGTGATACTCAATAAACTTTTTTTCTATTTTGTCATAATCGATATCCGTTAAATATCCCAGATTTAAATTTTGTACTATATCATTTAAGTGTTCGGGGTAAATTCTGTTAATCTTCTTCTCTTTGTAAAAAGAAAAATCATCACCAAATCCTACTTCGTTGTCTTTAATAATTTTAGATAACTCTTGTTGAGCCAAAGGTGTAAACAGCAATCTGAATTGCGATTCGTTATCGCGATCTTTTGCATAAAGCAAGGCATCAAATTCGTTGTTAGCCAAAGCTGTAAAAGTACCTCCTTTTTTAGTGGAAGCTTCTGTTAGCTTCTGCAATTCCTTACTTCTCTTTTTAATTTCCCGATCGATTTGTTTGGGCCTTAATTCATTTATATGAGATGGTTCCCGGCTAAACGACAAATTGTCTCCGGCTTCGTTAGCATACACAAGTTGTGAATGGATACTGAAGTAAGGACAAGGCTTGTTTACCGTGGCGGTTAATGTTTGTGAATGATTTACGGTTTGATAATTACCGTTTGAATCTTTTTCCCTGGTTGTCCAATGTATGACCATTGAGCCTGTATAATCCTTAGTGCCCATGCGGTGGTAACGGAAATTACGCAGGAAAAACGGATTACCCTTTATTTCTCCAAACTGAATATGGCGGGTGTTTTGGTTGATATCCTTTTCATGTTTTTTTACATCATAACCAAACTTTCCGACCATTTGATTGATTCTTTTGTTGTCAAATGCTTTATCAAACTGAATCAATGGCAAGGTTTTGCTAAATAGGTCGGTACTATAATGTTTTCTCAGCAGCAAATTATTTAAGGGCCGCATTTGCTTTTCGGCCTCTCCCTTTAGTTCTTTTGAAACATCAAGTAGTTTGCTTTCAATTTGACTTAATTCATCAAGTTTTCTCAAGAACTTTTTGAATAGGAAAATAGCAGGAATGAAGAGAATAACAGCAGCCACAGCACTAATAATAAAATCCACTTCCATTACATAGTCTGTTATTAATCTATAGCCACTATAAACTGCAGTAATTACAGATACTCCCAGAAAAAATGCTACAACATTTCTGAATATTGTCTGCCATTTAATGGCTTTATTATTACCGGCAGTCTTTTTATCGTTTTCAGCATTTTTTTTACATGTTTCCCGGTTAGCGGCAATATCTATTTGCGACTTATCAACCATTTCTTTAAATAAGCTGACCGTGTTTTCATGGTGCAATTGCTTATACTGATTTTTATACGAATCTACCGGTGAATATACCTCCTGTGTTGCTAAATTGGCTCCATTTTGCTCCATCATCTATTCATTGTTTTTGGTACTTTCTTTTGAATGAAAGCTAACCTTGTGTCATACTCATATACTTATTATACATCACCTTTAGGTAACCTTTACAATAGACGGCGCGAAAGTATTTGTAATAAATAACAGAAAAGTTATCTCAGGATAACCTGGAATATTTTTTTATTCTTCAACACCGATGATGTGCTTTGTTGATCAAACACAAATACACTATTGCTTAATTAGTTTTCGGATAATTTCATGTTGATTGTGTTCAATTTTAACAATATAAACGCCTGGAGCTATGCTACCAACATGAAGGCTTTTGCTGTATGGTGCATCTAAAACCAGTGTGCCATTTAAATTATATATTCGTATCATTGCCGTTTGCAGCATATCTCCGGTATTACTAAAATATATAGTGTTTCCGGCCGGATTAGGCACAATATTAATTTTACTGTAGGCAACTGGCTCATCTATTTGGGTAGTTGGCTCATCGTTGCCTATAAAATACTGGTAGCATCCGGCAGGGGCTACATAAGGCTTGGTAATAACTTTACCGGAATTAGCTTCAGCCTCAATATAATATTGCACCTCGGTACCAGTTGGCTGGTCGACAATAGAAGCCTCGTAAGTATTATTGTCCGAAGATTCCATTGCAACCTGTGTGAAACCAGTTTGATTGCTGGTTTTCCAATAAAGAGTAGCTCGTTTTATACCATCATGCGATTGTATGATGCTTGTAATAATCTGGTTTTGGATCGATTTAATGGTGTCAGCAATACAAGAATGTTTAATCCATAAAGGATTACTGGCCGCCACATCGTGGGTTAAACAATGAATTGCTCCGCTTAAGCTGGCCGCCCCCCAGGCATTGATTCCAACAACCCGGTAACCCGGCATTAGTTTTTGGTAGGTTGCAATGGCAGCAGCATCAAAGCTTTCTGCATCATAGTAGCCCTGTATGTTATATTGAGGCACCAGAACGGTTTTGTTAATAATCAGTGAATTGGTATACGTTAATAAAGCTGTACTAGTGTTTGCTTCAAAAATTTGATTGTTTTCTAACACATTAAAAAAGTCGATTGTTGGAGCATTAACTATTTCTATCACCTTATACTTTCGTCCGGTCGGGGCCGTTAAGGCTTCCAAACGTGCTTTTACTTCTTTTAAGGCGATTGTTCTATACCTGTCGTTTTCATCAATTTCTGTACGTATCGTTGTAAAGTTACTTTCAGGAATGGCTGCCAGTACAAATGTTTCTTCATTTACTAATTTTAAATAATAGTCAGTGTGAATATCAATTGTGCCTGCTATTTGAATGTTTGTAATACCGCACGAGTCTTTAAAAATCTGGTTTACGGCATTTAATTCTTCGTCGCAGGTATAGTGCGGATACATTCCATTTTTATCGACAAACAAATTCCCAAGTCCATCGGTTAAAAAGTTACCGCCATCGGTATAGTTAAATCGTATATCATCAATACCGGGCTCGCGCAAATTTACCAATGGAAGAGTAACCTCATTGGCAAACCAACGAGCTGCCTGATCGTCGAACCAGTTGCCCATATGTAATTGGCCCACCTGGTTATTATATACCGAAAGCGGACCGGTATCGCGCAACCAGATAGTTACATTATGGTTGGCATCAGGTAAACCCACCGATGTGCCTTTATCATATGCAATGTAATGAACCTGGTTAGATGCAATGCCGAATTTTTGTTGAATGGCTTGTGCTGGACTAACGCTTGCACTATAAAAGCAATATACCTCAA includes:
- a CDS encoding agmatine deiminase family protein; translation: MIKHISLISIGTYVICSLFRNLTKKHTIILLVPAIASIHTYAQISNPRVPAEWEEVQGIIVSVDTVKLEWDDSDRRDTSRTHTQCQIMKEAINEGIEVYCFYSASVSPAQAIQQKFGIASNQVHYIAYDKGTSVGLPDANHNVTIWLRDTGPLSVYNNQVGQLHMGNWFDDQAARWFANEVTLPLVNLREPGIDDIRFNYTDGGNFLTDGLGNLFVDKNGMYPHYTCDEELNAVNQIFKDSCGITNIQIAGTIDIHTDYYLKLVNEETFVLAAIPESNFTTIRTEIDENDRYRTIALKEVKARLEALTAPTGRKYKVIEIVNAPTIDFFNVLENNQIFEANTSTALLTYTNSLIINKTVLVPQYNIQGYYDAESFDAAAIATYQKLMPGYRVVGINAWGAASLSGAIHCLTHDVAASNPLWIKHSCIADTIKSIQNQIITSIIQSHDGIKRATLYWKTSNQTGFTQVAMESSDNNTYEASIVDQPTGTEVQYYIEAEANSGKVITKPYVAPAGCYQYFIGNDEPTTQIDEPVAYSKINIVPNPAGNTIYFSNTGDMLQTAMIRIYNLNGTLVLDAPYSKSLHVGSIAPGVYIVKIEHNQHEIIRKLIKQ
- a CDS encoding LemA family protein — its product is MANQLDEMSTELVNDQGRNINVIEKQIPAEIGTGSVFFEIILWLLGILPGLIFLFMKMSAKNYFNALQQKVQHNASQIDNFLEQRVQILKNAVGIVEKSIELDKDVMKSVAALRSGSNPAESNRNDVASNIDNVMSQINLAFESYPDLKAHRSLADAMQQNNYLQREITAAREVYNDTVLKWNADIFKWPTKNIVAARAGYTTRIPFTASKEIKEQARATFF